Proteins from a genomic interval of Nitrospina gracilis Nb-211:
- a CDS encoding NAD(P)H-hydrate dehydratase, translating to MQKVATAQEMQAADKTAIEQYKIPGLVLMENAGRSVVDLMFTRIPDLADKKVAVLAGKGNNGGDGFVIARHLHQAGVGVRVLLAGKVADLKGDARTNADIAVTIGIPVAEINERNLNSQNHSLRHSHILVDALFGTGLSKPAGGLYAKLIQKINAAKKYVVAVDFPSGIDADSGLINGPCVQANLTAALALFKRSHLMYPAAETMGEIVQIDIGIPRQAVEAQNIGVELVEEADIAALLPKRKRNTHKGTYGHALVIGGSRGKGGAAGLTALAALRAGAGLVTLAIPESCNAALEFHPLEAMTLPLPETPSGSVAPEAVDLCLSNLKNKSTLAIGPGLSTHKGALALLEALLPQVTCPVVIDADGLNGLAKLPGLLNRIQSEVVLTPHPKEMARLISGTTKDVQARRLDTAREFAQTHGVTVLLKGAPTLVALADGRIRLNPTGNPGMATGGTGDVLTGMIAGFLAQGLSGPDAAVTGAYLHGLAGDRVAAEMSETSLIAGDLLKALPQTLQQVQI from the coding sequence TTGCAAAAAGTTGCAACAGCTCAGGAAATGCAGGCGGCGGATAAAACCGCGATCGAGCAATACAAAATTCCCGGCCTGGTGCTCATGGAGAATGCCGGGCGCAGTGTGGTGGACCTCATGTTCACCCGCATCCCGGACCTCGCGGATAAAAAGGTCGCGGTGCTGGCGGGCAAGGGCAACAACGGCGGTGACGGTTTCGTCATCGCGCGCCACCTGCACCAGGCGGGCGTGGGCGTGCGGGTTCTTCTGGCGGGGAAAGTGGCCGATCTGAAAGGCGACGCCAGGACCAATGCGGACATCGCCGTGACCATCGGCATCCCGGTGGCCGAGATCAACGAACGCAACCTGAACTCACAGAACCATTCACTCCGCCATTCACACATCCTGGTGGACGCCCTGTTCGGCACCGGACTGTCCAAACCGGCGGGCGGCCTCTACGCGAAACTGATCCAAAAGATCAACGCCGCCAAAAAATACGTGGTGGCGGTAGATTTTCCGTCGGGCATCGACGCCGACTCCGGGCTGATCAACGGTCCCTGCGTGCAGGCCAACCTCACCGCCGCACTCGCTCTTTTCAAACGCAGTCATTTGATGTACCCGGCGGCGGAGACGATGGGCGAGATCGTGCAGATCGACATCGGCATCCCCCGGCAGGCGGTGGAAGCACAAAACATCGGCGTGGAACTGGTGGAGGAGGCGGACATCGCCGCCCTGCTCCCCAAACGCAAACGCAACACGCACAAGGGCACTTATGGCCACGCGCTGGTCATCGGCGGGTCGCGCGGCAAAGGCGGCGCCGCCGGGCTGACGGCCCTCGCCGCCTTGAGGGCGGGAGCCGGACTCGTCACTCTCGCCATTCCCGAATCGTGCAATGCCGCGCTGGAATTTCATCCACTGGAAGCAATGACCCTGCCCCTGCCGGAAACGCCATCCGGCTCGGTGGCGCCGGAGGCGGTGGACTTGTGCCTGTCCAACCTCAAAAACAAATCGACGCTGGCGATCGGCCCCGGCCTCTCCACTCACAAAGGAGCGCTGGCACTTCTGGAAGCTCTCCTGCCGCAGGTCACCTGCCCCGTGGTCATCGATGCGGATGGACTGAACGGGCTGGCCAAACTGCCGGGGCTATTGAACCGCATCCAGAGCGAGGTGGTGCTGACACCACATCCGAAAGAAATGGCACGCCTCATCAGCGGCACCACGAAGGACGTGCAGGCGCGGCGGCTCGACACCGCCCGCGAATTCGCCCAGACCCACGGCGTCACGGTTCTCTTGAAAGGTGCCCCCACGCTGGTGGCACTTGCCGACGGACGCATCCGCCTCAATCCAACAGGCAATCCCGGCATGGCCACCGGCGGTACCGGCGACGTGCTGACCGGGATGATCGCCGGATTCCTCGCGCAGGGGTTGAGTGGACCCGACGCTGCCGTCACCGGCGCGTACCTGCACGGACTGGCCGGCGACCGCGTGGCCGCGGAGATGAGCGAGACCAGCCTCATCGCGGGCGACCTGTTGAAAGCCCTGCCCCAAACCCTGCAACAGGTTCAGATTTAA
- the tsaE gene encoding tRNA (adenosine(37)-N6)-threonylcarbamoyltransferase complex ATPase subunit type 1 TsaE: MQFPSRSPEDTQNLGRRIGRLLQAGDILLLFGDLGAGKTTLIQGIAQGMEVPPDQYVRSPSFTLINEYRGRLPIYHIDLYRIESADEMADLGLEDYLFGEGVTLIEWGEKLFPEQKTDQPPLIPINNRVEIRLEIGGETDRTLSLSPYPQASASHPLFALQ, translated from the coding sequence ATGCAGTTCCCTTCCCGATCCCCTGAGGACACACAGAACCTGGGCCGGCGCATCGGCCGCCTTTTGCAGGCTGGCGACATTCTGCTCCTGTTCGGCGATCTCGGCGCGGGCAAGACCACCCTCATCCAAGGCATCGCCCAGGGAATGGAGGTGCCGCCGGACCAATATGTGCGCAGTCCGTCGTTCACCCTCATCAACGAATACCGGGGCCGTCTGCCCATTTACCATATCGATCTGTACCGCATCGAGTCGGCGGATGAAATGGCCGATCTGGGGCTGGAAGATTACCTGTTCGGCGAAGGCGTCACACTGATCGAATGGGGTGAGAAGCTGTTCCCGGAGCAGAAAACGGACCAGCCTCCCTTGATCCCTATCAACAACCGGGTGGAAATCCGACTGGAAATCGGGGGAGAAACCGACCGCACGCTCAGCCTGAGCCCGTACCCCCAGGCCTCCGCCAGCCACCCCCTTTTTGCTTTACAATGA
- the lptC gene encoding LPS export ABC transporter periplasmic protein LptC, with protein sequence MNNKIRKLLFVSILALVFSFGANYYSSMENAPLPISIEKTEKGIDVQIQNFKVENEINGRKDWILKAEKATINNEQQVVKLKDVNVTYYLDADHTSHISAEKGRMNQETNDIYLEGDVRFTAEVGGFVQEYMDRKRSTTQVSANGS encoded by the coding sequence ATGAACAATAAAATCAGGAAATTATTGTTTGTCTCCATTCTCGCCTTGGTGTTTTCTTTTGGCGCGAACTACTATTCCAGCATGGAAAACGCCCCTCTCCCCATCTCTATCGAAAAAACCGAAAAAGGCATCGACGTCCAGATCCAAAACTTTAAAGTAGAAAACGAGATAAATGGTCGTAAAGATTGGATTTTAAAAGCAGAAAAAGCAACCATAAATAACGAGCAGCAGGTTGTGAAGCTGAAGGACGTGAACGTCACCTATTACCTGGATGCCGACCACACATCGCATATATCCGCTGAAAAAGGCCGAATGAACCAGGAAACGAATGACATCTATCTGGAAGGAGATGTCCGGTTCACCGCCGAGGTGGGTGGTTTTGTCCAGGAATACATGGACCGCAAACGGTCCACAACCCAGGTCTCGGCCAACGGATCGTGA
- a CDS encoding LptA/OstA family protein yields the protein MTGSPAWAQKNSGTEEPKRLEITSEKMRTENNGRKIIFTGNVRGTWEDVVLTSRILEVYTQPRDKTQPGTTSGKEDPGQGQELEKIIALENVDVVKGTKKARGDKAVYYDKEQKMILTGTPHATAWENENILEGPEMIFYMNEDRFEVTNGVKLILFPKDSEIKKVDKKN from the coding sequence ATGACGGGCTCCCCCGCCTGGGCGCAAAAGAACTCCGGGACCGAGGAGCCGAAGCGCCTGGAGATCACTTCGGAGAAAATGCGTACCGAGAACAATGGCCGCAAGATCATCTTCACCGGCAATGTCCGCGGCACGTGGGAGGATGTGGTGCTGACCTCCAGAATTCTGGAGGTATACACTCAGCCCAGAGACAAGACTCAGCCCGGCACCACCTCCGGCAAGGAAGACCCCGGCCAGGGGCAAGAGTTGGAAAAAATCATCGCGCTGGAAAACGTGGACGTGGTGAAAGGAACCAAAAAAGCCCGGGGCGACAAGGCGGTGTATTACGACAAAGAACAGAAAATGATCCTGACCGGCACGCCGCACGCCACCGCTTGGGAAAATGAAAACATCCTGGAAGGCCCGGAGATGATTTTCTACATGAATGAAGATCGTTTTGAAGTCACGAACGGCGTCAAATTGATCCTGTTTCCCAAGGACTCCGAGATAAAAAAGGTCGACAAGAAAAATTGA
- the lptB gene encoding LPS export ABC transporter ATP-binding protein, which produces MKTLSAVNLVKAYRKRQVVNEISIELRQGEIVGLLGPNGAGKTTTFYMVVGLTRPDRGKVLLDKEDLTAQPMFVRAKRGISYLPQEPSIFRKLTVEQNLLAVLESMNLPARERQRKAEALLKEFNILHIRNAMAYSLSGGERRRVEISRALATSPVFILLDEPFAGIDPIAVADIQLIVEKLKQRGIGVLITDHNVRETLSITDRAYIISEGKIIASGPPQKVAQDQKVKEVYLGEKFTF; this is translated from the coding sequence ATTAAAACGCTCAGCGCGGTAAATCTGGTCAAGGCCTATCGCAAACGGCAGGTCGTCAACGAAATCAGCATCGAACTCAGGCAGGGAGAGATCGTCGGCCTCCTCGGTCCCAATGGAGCGGGAAAGACCACCACGTTTTACATGGTGGTGGGGTTGACGAGGCCGGACCGCGGCAAGGTTTTGCTGGATAAGGAGGACCTCACCGCCCAACCCATGTTTGTCCGGGCGAAACGGGGTATCAGCTACCTCCCGCAGGAACCCTCCATATTCCGCAAACTCACGGTGGAACAAAACCTCCTTGCCGTACTCGAGTCAATGAACCTGCCGGCGCGGGAACGCCAGCGCAAGGCGGAAGCGTTGCTGAAGGAGTTCAACATCCTGCACATCCGCAACGCCATGGCGTATTCCCTGTCCGGCGGTGAGAGGCGGCGTGTGGAAATCAGCCGCGCCCTGGCCACCTCGCCCGTGTTCATACTGCTCGACGAACCGTTTGCCGGCATCGACCCGATCGCCGTGGCGGATATTCAATTGATCGTGGAGAAGCTCAAGCAACGCGGCATCGGCGTGCTGATCACCGATCACAACGTGCGCGAGACACTCAGCATCACCGACCGCGCCTATATCATCAGTGAAGGCAAGATCATCGCCTCCGGGCCGCCGCAGAAGGTGGCCCAGGACCAGAAGGTGAAAGAGGTATATCTGGGCGAAAAATTCACCTTTTAA
- the rpoN gene encoding RNA polymerase factor sigma-54, whose translation MEMKLNLKMAQKLVMTPMLQQAIKLLPLARLELAQLVRQELVDNPILEEIIEEESFLEGDENDPESSPEENLLDSLGETPTDGDKKDENDPIEQEVDWESFLQDNYEYGPSPTAEAAPERPSIEATYKKEPSLTDHLHWQLSLTVDSDEDKFIGSCIIGNIQSDGYCTAELSELAEISNSTLEDVERILKIIQTFEPVGVCARNLKECLMIQAQALPERSKTLETLIDKYLEKIDERYYQKIANELKLPVEEIIEAVQVLRAFDPKPGYNFSSEGTDYVIPDLVVVKNENGEYDVALNDEGIPRLTISPYYQTLLQSSKESQTKEYLENKYRSAMWLIKSIDQRRQTIYKVGKSIVKLQREFLDEGLAHLRPMVLRDVAQDIEMHESTVSRITTNKYIDTPQGIFELKFFFHSGIKSYTGDNNLSSIRVKTMIKEIVQGEDEKKPYTDDEMVEILMKKNAKIARRTVTKYRKELNIPPASKRKKFY comes from the coding sequence ATGGAAATGAAATTGAATCTGAAGATGGCCCAGAAGCTGGTGATGACCCCCATGCTTCAGCAGGCCATCAAGCTGTTGCCGCTCGCCCGCCTGGAACTCGCCCAACTGGTCCGGCAGGAACTGGTGGACAACCCGATCCTGGAAGAAATCATCGAAGAAGAGTCCTTCCTCGAAGGGGACGAGAATGACCCCGAATCCAGCCCGGAGGAGAATCTCCTCGACTCCCTGGGTGAGACCCCCACCGACGGCGACAAGAAAGACGAAAACGATCCCATCGAGCAGGAAGTGGACTGGGAGAGTTTCCTCCAGGACAACTACGAATACGGCCCCAGCCCGACGGCCGAGGCGGCGCCGGAACGCCCTTCCATCGAAGCCACTTACAAGAAAGAACCCTCCCTCACCGATCACCTGCACTGGCAGTTGAGCCTGACGGTGGACAGCGATGAGGACAAGTTCATCGGCTCCTGCATCATCGGCAATATTCAAAGCGATGGATACTGCACGGCGGAGCTTTCGGAGCTGGCGGAGATCAGCAACAGCACGCTGGAGGATGTGGAGCGCATCCTGAAAATCATCCAGACCTTCGAGCCGGTGGGCGTCTGCGCCCGCAATTTGAAAGAATGCCTGATGATCCAGGCCCAGGCCTTGCCGGAACGTTCGAAAACTCTGGAAACCCTTATCGACAAATACCTCGAAAAAATCGACGAGCGTTATTACCAGAAAATCGCCAACGAACTGAAACTGCCGGTGGAGGAGATCATCGAAGCGGTGCAGGTTCTCCGCGCTTTCGATCCCAAGCCCGGGTACAACTTCAGCTCCGAGGGCACGGATTACGTCATTCCGGATCTGGTGGTGGTCAAAAACGAAAACGGCGAGTACGACGTGGCGCTCAATGACGAAGGCATTCCGCGCCTCACCATCAGCCCCTATTACCAGACGCTCCTGCAAAGCTCCAAGGAAAGTCAGACCAAGGAGTATCTGGAGAACAAATACCGCTCCGCCATGTGGCTGATCAAGAGCATCGACCAGAGACGGCAAACCATTTACAAAGTCGGCAAAAGCATCGTCAAACTGCAACGGGAATTTCTGGACGAAGGCCTGGCGCATCTGCGCCCCATGGTGTTACGAGATGTGGCGCAGGACATCGAGATGCACGAATCCACGGTGAGCCGCATCACCACCAATAAATACATCGACACCCCCCAAGGCATTTTCGAGCTCAAGTTTTTCTTCCACAGCGGCATCAAATCCTACACCGGCGACAATAACCTGTCCTCCATCCGGGTCAAAACCATGATCAAGGAGATCGTACAGGGCGAGGATGAGAAAAAGCCTTATACGGACGACGAGATGGTTGAAATTTTGATGAAGAAAAACGCCAAGATTGCCCGCAGGACAGTGACCAAGTACCGGAAAGAATTGAACATACCTCCGGCCAGCAAACGAAAAAAATTCTATTGA
- the hpf gene encoding ribosome hibernation-promoting factor, HPF/YfiA family has product MKLTVSGRQLKITQAIEDHLQQKLNKVLRNIDDSADVHVALAVEKHRHFAEITLKEKGITAHSEAETDDLYQAMDQAIEKIEKQVSKHWEKIKSKKLKKSQEEKDKQLE; this is encoded by the coding sequence ATGAAACTCACGGTTTCGGGACGCCAGTTGAAAATCACGCAGGCAATAGAAGACCACTTGCAGCAGAAGCTGAACAAGGTCTTGAGGAACATTGACGACTCTGCCGACGTTCACGTTGCGCTGGCCGTAGAAAAGCACCGTCATTTTGCGGAAATCACTTTGAAGGAAAAAGGCATCACTGCCCACAGCGAAGCAGAAACCGATGATCTGTACCAGGCAATGGATCAGGCGATTGAAAAAATAGAAAAGCAAGTGAGCAAGCACTGGGAAAAAATCAAAAGCAAAAAATTGAAGAAGAGTCAGGAAGAAAAAGACAAACAGTTGGAATAA
- a CDS encoding PTS sugar transporter subunit IIA, whose amino-acid sequence MKISEIIKEDYVIPNVSASDKQGVLAELVEFLNKKGVVENCDHLNRALLEREKLGSTGIGENVALPHAKVANLDQIVAVFARSVHGIDFESLDQKPVHFICLLLAPESSTGLHLKALARIARLFKVESLREAILKAHDAAEIYSLIEEEDAKFI is encoded by the coding sequence ATGAAAATCAGCGAAATCATTAAAGAAGATTACGTCATACCCAACGTGTCTGCTTCCGACAAACAGGGGGTGCTGGCGGAGTTGGTTGAGTTTTTGAATAAAAAGGGCGTGGTGGAGAACTGTGACCACCTCAACCGGGCCCTGTTGGAACGCGAAAAGCTGGGGAGTACCGGCATTGGAGAAAATGTCGCCCTGCCCCATGCCAAAGTCGCAAACCTGGATCAGATCGTGGCCGTCTTCGCCCGGTCGGTGCATGGGATCGATTTCGAGTCGCTGGACCAGAAACCGGTGCATTTCATTTGCCTGCTTCTGGCTCCCGAATCCTCGACAGGCCTGCATCTGAAAGCGCTGGCCAGGATTGCCCGGCTTTTCAAAGTCGAATCCCTGCGCGAAGCCATTTTAAAAGCGCATGACGCGGCGGAAATTTATTCCCTGATCGAAGAGGAAGACGCAAAGTTTATATGA
- the ptsP gene encoding phosphoenolpyruvate--protein phosphotransferase, with the protein MSKYSGIPVSNGVSIGKAYLLDRSKVCVVKRSLAEKEIPAEIVRLREAIQMSKDQLRDIKQRASSVAEKYAIILDTYTLLLEDDLLVNETIDNIKQDKINAEWALSRTLDKFTSLFNNINDDYLKGKRDDLDLVVHGIIKNLIGHHQESLVDIDEPVVIITHALSPSDTIIMNKAFILGMATEVGGKTSHVGIFASALGIPAVVGVPGLTQYVNSGDMVIIDGLDGEVIINPDEDTLSHYRTKQKNYLRYERKLLDNITLKSETMDGHTVQLMGNIESAHEAKAVRKYGGEGIGLYRTEFLYLGANSLPTENDLYANFKSVVQSMEPYTVVIRTLDIGADKQLQQLDHETEANPALGLRGIRLSLKKPDIFIRQLKGILRASLYGRVKILYPMITSMDEVREANHCLEQAKKELKRAQIPFDEKIPIGAMIETPSAALTVDSILNVVDFISIGTNDLIQYILAVDRINENVAHLYQPYHPSVLKILRQVFETAADKGKHVAICGEMGGDPMATFLLLGLGTVHELSMEPHSIPKVKKILRKVTLDEARKIADHALSLSTAEEVNQFITNEMRTRFPSDFDRDLAFGEKSA; encoded by the coding sequence ATGAGCAAATATTCCGGCATCCCGGTTTCAAACGGAGTGTCCATCGGAAAAGCATATCTGCTGGACCGCTCCAAGGTCTGTGTGGTCAAGCGCAGTCTGGCCGAAAAGGAAATCCCGGCGGAAATCGTTCGCCTGCGTGAAGCCATCCAGATGTCCAAGGACCAGCTCCGCGACATCAAGCAACGGGCCAGTTCGGTGGCGGAGAAATACGCCATCATCCTGGACACATACACTCTCCTGCTGGAAGACGATCTCCTCGTCAACGAAACCATCGACAACATCAAGCAGGATAAAATCAACGCCGAATGGGCGTTGAGCCGCACGCTCGACAAATTCACCAGCCTGTTCAACAACATCAACGACGATTACCTGAAGGGCAAACGCGACGATCTGGATCTCGTCGTCCACGGCATCATCAAAAACCTCATCGGTCATCATCAGGAAAGCCTGGTGGACATCGACGAACCCGTGGTCATCATCACCCACGCGCTGAGTCCCTCGGACACCATCATAATGAACAAGGCGTTCATCCTTGGGATGGCAACGGAGGTCGGCGGCAAGACGTCGCACGTTGGCATCTTCGCCTCGGCACTGGGAATCCCTGCCGTCGTCGGTGTCCCCGGCCTCACCCAGTATGTCAACTCCGGGGACATGGTCATCATCGACGGCCTCGATGGCGAAGTGATCATCAATCCCGATGAGGACACCCTCAGTCATTACAGGACGAAGCAGAAAAACTACCTGCGGTATGAAAGGAAACTGCTCGACAACATCACCCTGAAATCCGAGACGATGGACGGGCACACGGTGCAGTTGATGGGCAACATCGAATCCGCACACGAAGCCAAAGCGGTTCGCAAATACGGCGGTGAAGGCATCGGTCTGTACCGGACGGAATTCCTGTACCTCGGGGCAAACTCCCTGCCCACCGAAAACGACCTGTACGCCAATTTCAAAAGCGTCGTGCAGTCCATGGAACCCTATACCGTGGTCATACGCACGCTGGACATCGGCGCGGACAAACAACTGCAACAGCTCGATCACGAAACCGAAGCGAACCCGGCACTGGGCCTGCGTGGAATCCGCCTTTCCCTCAAAAAACCAGACATCTTTATCCGTCAATTGAAGGGGATCCTGAGAGCCAGCCTTTACGGGCGTGTAAAAATCCTATATCCTATGATCACAAGTATGGATGAGGTTCGGGAGGCCAACCATTGCCTCGAACAGGCAAAAAAGGAATTGAAACGCGCACAAATTCCTTTTGATGAAAAAATCCCCATAGGGGCAATGATTGAAACGCCTTCCGCCGCCCTCACGGTCGATTCGATCCTCAACGTTGTGGATTTTATCAGTATTGGCACCAACGATCTGATACAATACATCCTCGCTGTAGATCGGATAAATGAGAATGTGGCCCATCTGTATCAGCCCTACCATCCTTCGGTTCTTAAAATACTCCGACAGGTTTTTGAGACCGCTGCAGATAAAGGCAAGCATGTAGCCATTTGCGGAGAGATGGGGGGCGACCCCATGGCCACGTTCCTTCTACTTGGGTTGGGGACCGTTCATGAATTGAGCATGGAACCCCATTCCATACCCAAAGTAAAAAAAATTCTGAGGAAAGTCACGCTGGACGAAGCCCGCAAAATTGCGGACCATGCATTGAGTTTGTCCACTGCAGAGGAGGTCAACCAGTTTATCACCAACGAAATGCGTACCCGTTTCCCATCGGACTTCGACCGGGATCTCGCGTTTGGTGAAAAATCGGCTTGA
- the metK gene encoding methionine adenosyltransferase, producing MSIGNYLFTSESVSEGHPDKISDQISDAILDECLKADPLSRVACETMVTTGLVVIAGEITTNAQLDFQAIARKTIEEIGYNDSEMGFDYKSCGVLVTVDKQSQDIAAGVDDHKKEQGAGDQGMMFGFATNETPELMPSPILFSHKLVKKMAELRKSGKLPYLRPDSKSQVSVRYDEWKPVGIETIVISTQHSPKVSNKKIKEDLIKHVINPTIPEKFRTKKMKIHINPTGRFVIGGPQGDCGLTGRKIIVDTYGGYSRHGGGAFSGKDPSKVDRSAAYMARYIAKNIVAAKLAERCEVQLAYAIGVAEPVSVFVDAFGTQKIDLNRIEKLIRENFDLRPAGIIKTLDLRKPRFRASAAYGHFGRTEKEFTWEKTDKAAALKKAARL from the coding sequence ATGAGCATAGGAAATTACCTGTTTACTTCCGAATCGGTGTCCGAGGGACACCCCGACAAAATCTCTGATCAGATTTCCGACGCCATTCTCGACGAATGTTTGAAGGCGGACCCGCTGTCCCGGGTCGCCTGCGAAACCATGGTGACCACCGGACTGGTGGTCATCGCCGGAGAAATCACCACCAATGCCCAGCTCGATTTCCAGGCCATCGCCCGGAAAACGATTGAGGAAATCGGTTACAACGATTCCGAAATGGGATTCGATTATAAATCCTGCGGCGTCCTCGTCACCGTGGACAAACAATCGCAGGATATCGCGGCCGGAGTGGATGATCATAAAAAAGAACAGGGCGCAGGCGACCAGGGCATGATGTTCGGCTTCGCCACCAATGAAACGCCGGAGTTGATGCCCTCACCGATTCTGTTCTCGCACAAGCTGGTTAAAAAAATGGCCGAGCTCCGTAAAAGCGGCAAACTGCCGTACCTGCGTCCGGACAGCAAATCGCAGGTCTCTGTCCGTTACGATGAGTGGAAACCGGTAGGAATAGAAACCATCGTCATCTCCACCCAGCACTCGCCGAAAGTCAGCAATAAAAAGATCAAGGAAGACCTGATCAAACACGTGATCAATCCCACTATTCCGGAAAAATTCCGCACCAAAAAAATGAAGATCCACATCAACCCGACCGGCCGCTTTGTCATCGGCGGCCCGCAGGGGGACTGTGGCTTGACCGGACGCAAGATCATCGTCGACACCTACGGCGGGTATTCCCGGCACGGCGGCGGCGCGTTCTCCGGCAAGGACCCGTCGAAGGTTGACCGCTCGGCGGCATACATGGCCCGCTACATCGCAAAGAACATCGTGGCCGCCAAGCTGGCGGAGCGTTGCGAGGTTCAGCTTGCTTATGCCATCGGCGTGGCCGAACCGGTATCGGTGTTCGTCGATGCCTTCGGTACCCAAAAGATCGACCTCAATCGCATCGAAAAACTCATCCGTGAGAATTTCGATCTGCGCCCGGCGGGCATCATCAAAACGCTGGACTTGAGAAAACCCCGTTTCCGGGCTTCCGCCGCGTACGGTCACTTCGGCCGCACCGAGAAGGAGTTCACCTGGGAAAAGACGGACAAGGCCGCGGCTCTCAAAAAAGCAGCCCGGCTGTAA
- the nfi gene encoding deoxyribonuclease V (cleaves DNA at apurinic or apyrimidinic sites) — protein MKIHSLHRWDVTPKEAINIQKDLAARVNTSSPLKHPPRFIAGADISLSQSRGPAYAGVVVLDADTLEVVAEYTQKGIIDFPYVPGLLSFREAPLLLQVFEQVDPAPDLIMLDGQGIAHPRGLGLASHLGLFLDCPAVGCAKSRLVGEHREPGKKKGSHTPLQGKQGETLGAALRTREGCKSIFVSAGHKIDLASAIEWVLRVSPRYRIPEPTRLAHNLVNRVRKEDQGLRATSR, from the coding sequence ATGAAGATCCATTCCCTTCACCGATGGGACGTCACACCCAAAGAAGCCATTAACATCCAGAAGGACCTCGCCGCGCGGGTCAACACATCCTCCCCGTTGAAGCACCCTCCCCGTTTCATCGCCGGGGCCGACATCAGCCTGTCGCAGTCGCGTGGCCCGGCATACGCGGGTGTGGTGGTGCTGGATGCGGACACGCTGGAAGTCGTGGCGGAATACACGCAGAAAGGCATTATCGATTTTCCCTACGTGCCGGGCCTGTTGTCGTTTCGGGAAGCGCCGCTGTTGCTCCAGGTGTTCGAGCAGGTCGACCCGGCTCCGGACCTCATTATGCTCGACGGGCAGGGCATCGCCCATCCACGGGGATTAGGTCTGGCGTCGCATCTGGGATTGTTTCTGGATTGTCCGGCGGTGGGATGCGCCAAAAGCCGCCTGGTCGGCGAGCACCGGGAACCCGGGAAAAAGAAAGGATCGCACACGCCGCTTCAAGGGAAACAAGGGGAAACTCTCGGCGCGGCTTTGAGAACGCGGGAAGGATGCAAATCCATCTTCGTCTCGGCGGGACACAAAATCGATCTGGCTTCGGCCATCGAGTGGGTTCTGCGCGTCTCGCCACGCTACCGCATTCCGGAACCGACGCGGCTGGCGCACAATCTGGTCAACCGCGTGCGGAAAGAGGATCAGGGTTTGCGCGCCACCAGCAGGTAA
- a CDS encoding class I SAM-dependent methyltransferase — translation MKVFETLFRGYWQFGFKTRLYDGLCPQAYHDSLKAAAARVAPANEATVLDLGCGSGLLVRHLDANLNGGLKYVGTDILPSGLQQLRQKASFLPSHPQVRTYQADMLAEWPLKAQAFDYVVAHFSVYTLASAEDRMQVYRRIAGVLKPGGRAIISNPSDTYNGHRIIKHSVRSQKESLRGFEHRVKRYLFYPLTLLLGLRHIQHQLEAGVWHAYDRDGFRREVESAGLLLEEIQPVYADSGYLLVARKP, via the coding sequence ATGAAAGTTTTCGAAACGCTGTTTAGAGGCTACTGGCAGTTCGGATTCAAAACCCGATTGTATGACGGGCTGTGCCCGCAGGCCTATCACGATTCGTTGAAAGCCGCGGCGGCCAGGGTAGCCCCTGCCAATGAGGCAACCGTGCTGGACCTCGGGTGCGGGTCGGGTCTTCTGGTGCGGCACCTCGACGCCAACCTGAATGGCGGGCTGAAATACGTCGGCACCGACATTCTGCCCTCCGGCCTGCAACAGTTGCGGCAGAAAGCGTCGTTCCTCCCGTCCCACCCCCAAGTGCGTACGTATCAGGCGGACATGCTGGCCGAATGGCCGCTGAAAGCGCAGGCCTTCGACTATGTCGTCGCACATTTTTCCGTGTACACGCTGGCAAGCGCCGAGGACCGGATGCAGGTATACCGGCGCATCGCGGGCGTCTTGAAACCCGGCGGACGCGCCATTATCTCCAATCCGTCCGACACCTATAACGGCCACCGCATCATCAAGCACAGTGTGCGCTCGCAGAAGGAAAGCCTGCGTGGGTTCGAGCACCGTGTGAAGCGTTATTTATTCTATCCACTGACACTTCTGCTCGGATTACGCCACATTCAACATCAGTTGGAAGCGGGTGTGTGGCACGCGTACGACCGCGATGGGTTTCGGCGGGAGGTGGAATCGGCGGGCCTTTTGTTGGAGGAGATTCAGCCGGTGTACGCGGACTCCGGTTACCTGCTGGTGGCGCGCAAACCCTGA